Proteins co-encoded in one Balearica regulorum gibbericeps isolate bBalReg1 chromosome 24, bBalReg1.pri, whole genome shotgun sequence genomic window:
- the FTSJ3 gene encoding pre-rRNA 2'-O-ribose RNA methyltransferase FTSJ3 codes for MGKKSKLGKSRRDKFYHLAKETGFRSRSSFKLLQLNRKFQFLQKARALLDLCAAPGGWLQVASKFMPVSSLIIGVDLVPIKPIPNVVTLQEDITTEKCRQALRKELQTWKVDVVLNDGAPNVGASWVHDAYSQANLTLMALKLACEFLCKGGWFITKVFRSRDYQPLLWIFQQFFHKVQATKPQASRNESAEIFVVCQGYQAPDKIDSKFFDPKYAFKEVEVQTKSVSELVSKKKPKAEGYADGDTTLYHRFTLMDFLKAPNPVDFLSKANEITLGDGELENHSSTTEELRQCCKDIRVLGRKELRALLNWRTKLRRFLAKKLKEQAKELDINLSSGEEEEGKEEEEKEKKTLPRAAGDEVVKEEEEEVELALAEMKAKELAELKRKKKKILKEQRKQRERVELKMDLPGVSIADDGDTGMFSLRTIHRTPLLNEVTRGDMASADALLEIGPGDDDIYVSDHEEEDDVSLASDLDPEELVEIEARQRRLERERREQGAKRLKIKQKEEEEEGEEEENPLLVPLEEKSVLEERQTSLWFGKDAFAGIEDNADEDLELGQSQMLAERQRESQRDKATGKGQKKKVPQEETPAEPSSAADTGPDTAKAQDEQSSDDDSSSDEERPLTLVGRKRGRVEPCGFEVVPIENPVKRARVLDAEGLALGSVIATSKKATRDLIDDSFNRYSFNEDEGELPEWFTEEEKQHRRKQIPVDRQTVEAYRQRWREINARPIKKVAEAKARKKRRMLKKMEQMKKKAEAVVSTVDISEREKVAQLRRIYKKAGLAKEKRQVTYLVAKKGVGPRVRRPPGVKGQFKVVDSRLKKDVRAQKRKEQKKKRHK; via the exons ATgggcaagaaaagcaaattggGCAAGAGCCGGAGGGACAAGTTCTACCACCTGGCCAAGGAGACGG GTTTTCGCTCCCGCTCCTCCTTCAAGCTTCTCCAGCTCAATAGGAAGTTCCAGTTCCTGCAGAAGGCCCGGGCGCTGCTGGACCTGTGCGCGGCCCCCGGGGGATG GCTGCAAGTGGCTTCCAAATTCATGCCGGTTTCCAGCTTGATCATTG GAGTGGACTTGGTCCCCATCAAGCCCATTCCCAACGTGGTGACACTGCAGGAGGACATCACCACTGAGAAATGCCGCCAG GCCCTGCGCAAGGAGCTGCAGACGTGGAAGGTGGACGTGGTGCTGAACGACGGAGCGCCCAACGTGGGAGCCAGCTGGGTGCATGATGCCTACTCCCAAG ccaaCCTGACCCTCATGGCCCTGAAACTGGCCTGCGAATTCCTCTGCAAAGGTGGCTGGTTCATCACCAAGGTTTTTCGTTCCCGGGACTACCAGCCGCTCCTTTGGATCTTCCAGCAGTTCTTCCACAAGGTCCAGGCCACCAAGCCCCAAGCCTCCCGCAACGAGTCTGCTGAGATCTTTGTGGTGTGCCAGG GTTATCAAGCTCCAGACAAAATTGACAGCAAGTTCTTTGACCCAAAATACGCTTTCAAGGAGGTAGAGGTTCAGACTAAGTCTGTTAGCGAGCTCGTCAGCAAAAAGAAGCCAAAG GCAGAAGGCTACGCAGATGGCGACACGACCCTCTACCACCGCTTCACCCTAATGGACTTCCTCAAGGCTCCCAACCCCGTGGACTTCCTCTCCAAGGCCAATGAG ATCACACTGGGAGATGGTGAGCTGGAGAATCACAGTTCCACCACGGAGGAGCTGCGTCAGTGCTGCAAGGACATCCGTGTGCTGGGACGCAAAGAGCTCAG AGCCCTGCTGAACTGGAGGACGAAATTGCGGCGTTTCTTGGccaaaaagctgaaagaacagGCGAAGGAGCTGGATATCAA CCTGAGCTCCggtgaagaggaggaaggcaaagaggaggaggagaaggagaagaagacCTTGCCAAGAGCTGCAGGTGATGAGGTggtgaaagaggaagaggaggaggtagagCTGGCATTGGCGGAGATGAAGGCCAAGGAGCTGGCAGAGTTAAAGAG aaagaagaagaagatcCTGAAGGAACAGCGGAAGCAGCGTGAGCGTGTGGAGCTGAAGATGGACCTCCCTGGTGTCTCCATTGCTGACGATGGTGACACTGGCATGTTCTCCCTCCGGACTATCCACAGGACGCCG CTGCTGAACGAGGTGACGCGGGGGGACATGGCATCAGCAGATGCCCTCCTGGAGATAGGACCTGGGGACGATGACATTTATGTCTCGGATCATGAGGAAGAGGACGATGTGTCCCTTGCCAGCGATCTGGACCCAGAGGAGCTGGTTGAGATAGAGGCCCGTCAGCGCCGGCTGGAGCGGGAAAGGCGAGAGCAGGGTGCAAAGAG GTTGAAGAttaagcagaaggaagaagaggaggaaggggaagaagaagagaatCCCCTGCTGGTGCCCCTGGAGGAGAAGTCGGTGCTGGAGGAGCGGCAGACCAGCCTGTGGTTTGGGAAG gaTGCTTTTGCCGGCATCGAGGACAATGCGGATGAGGACCTGGAGCTGGGGCAGTCGCAGATGTTGGCTGAGAGACAGCGCGAGTCTCAGAGAG ACAAAGCCACAGGGAAAGGGCAGAAGAAGAAGGTACCCCAGGAAGAAACTCCAGCTGAGCCCTCGTCTGCTGCAGACACAGGCCCTGACACTGCTAAAGCACAGGATGAGCAGAGCAGCGATGATGACAGCAGCAGCGATGAGGAGAG gCCACTGACACTGGTGGGGAGGAAGCGGGGCCGTGTCGAGCCATGTGGCTTCGAGGTAGTGCCCATTGAGAACCCAG TGAAAAGAGCCCGTGTCCTGGATGCAGAGGGCCTGGCGCTTGGCTCCGTCATCGCCACCTCCAAAAAGGCCACGCGGGACCTGATTGATGACTCCTTCAACAG GTATTCCTTCAACGAGGATGAGGGAGAGCTGCCGGAGTGGTtcacagaggaggagaagcagcaccgGCGCAAGCAGATACCCGTAGACCGGCAGACAGTTGAGGCATATCGGCAGCGCTGGCGTGAAATCAACGCCCGCCCCATCAAGAAGGTGGCGGAGGCCAAGGCCCGCAAGAAGCGGCGG ATGCTGAAGAAGATGGAGCagatgaagaagaaagcagaggctgTGGTGAGCACAGTGGATATCTCGGAGAGGGAGAAGGTCGCCCAGTTGCGGCG TATCTACAAGAAGGCTGGGCTGGCCAAGGAGAAGCGGCAGGTCACCTACTTGGTGGCTAAGAAAGGCGTAGGACCCCGGGTGCGCCGTCCTCCTGGCGTCAAGGGCCAGTTCAAGGTCGTCGACAGCCGCCTGAAGAAGGACGTCAGGGCTCAGAAACGCAAGGAACAGAAGAAGAAACGCCATAAGTGA
- the PSMC5 gene encoding 26S proteasome regulatory subunit 8 isoform X1 has protein sequence MPAEKMAVDGPEQMEMDDGKGGTGLRQYYLSKIEELQLIVNEKSQNLRRLQAQRNELNAKVRLLREELQLLQEQGSYVGEVVRAMDKKKVLVKVHPEGKFVVDVDKNIDINDVSVLGTRPLPLGSLPLPAPFPAVGMLSSPLLLLQVTPNCRVALRNDSYTLHKILPNKVDPLVSLMMVEKVPDSTYEMIGGLDKQIKEIKEVIELPVKHPELFEALGIAQPKGVLLYGPPGTGKTLLARAVAHHTDCTFIRVSGSELVQKFIGEGARMVRELFVMAREHAPSIIFMDEIDSIGSSRLEGGSGGDSEVQRTMLELLNQLDGFEATKNIKVIMATNRIDILDSALLRPGRIDRKIEFPPPNEEARLDILKIHSRKMNLTRGINLRKIAELMPGASGAEVKGVCTEAGMYALRERRVHVTQEDFEMAVAKVMQKDSEKNMSIKKLWK, from the exons ATGCCGGCGGAGAAGATGGCGGTGGACGGGCCCGAGCAG ATGGAGATGGACGATGGGAAAGGCGGCACAGGGCTCCGGCAGTACTACCTGTCCAAGATCGAGGAGCTGCAG CTCATTGTGAACGAGAAGAGCCAGAACCTGCGGCGCCTGCAAGCACAAAGAAATGAGTTGAACGCTAAGG TGCGCCTGCTGCgggaggagctgcagctgctgcaggagcagggctccTACGTGGGAGAAGTAGTGAGAGCCATGGACAAGAAGAAAGTTCTTGTCAAG GTGCACCCGGAGGGGAAGTTTGTGGTGGATGTGGACAAGAACATCGACATTAACGACGTGAGTGTCCTGGGGACGCGACCGCTCCCTCTGGGCAGCCTACCCCTGCCTGCGCCCTTCCCCGCCGTGGGGATGCTGagctcccctctgctcctgctgcaggtgaCCCCGAACTGTCGCGTGGCCCTGCGCAACGACAGCTACACGCTGCACAAGATCCTGCCCAACAAAGTGGACCCTCTCGTGTCCCTGATGATGGTGGAGAAGGTTCCGGATTCCACTTACGAGATGATTGGGGGTTTGGACAAGCAGATAAAGGAGATCAAGGAAGTCATCGAGCTGCCAGTCAAACACCCTGAGCTTTTTGAGGCGCTGGGGATTGCCCAGCCCAAG GGCGTGCTGCTCTACGGACCCCCTGGCACAGGCAAGACGTTGCTGGCCAGGGCTGTGGCCCACCACACCGACTGCACCTTCATCCGCGTCTCGGGCTCCGAGCTGGTGCAGAAGTTCATCGGCGAAG GTGCCCGCATGGTGCGGGAGCTCTTTGTGATGGCTCGGGAACACGCGCCCTCCATCATTTTCATGGACGAGATCGACTCCATCGGCTCCTCTCGCCTGGAGGGGGGCTCTGGTGGGGACAGCGAGGTGCAGCGCACGATGCTGGAGCTCCTCAACCAGCTCGATGGCTTTGAGGCCACCAAGAATATCAAG GTCATCATGGCCACAAACCGCATTGACATCCTGGACTCAGCTCTGCTGCGCCCTGGCCGCATCGACAGGAAGATTGAGTTCCCCCCTCCCAACGAGGAG gCTCGCCTGGACATCCTCAAGATCCACTCCCGGAAAATGAACCTGACGCGGGGCATCAACCTGCGGAAGATCGCGGAGCTGATGCCGGGAGCATCGGGTGCGGAAGTGAAG GGGGTGTGCACAGAAGCTGGCATGTACGCGCTGAGGGAGAGGCGGGTGCACGTCACACAAGAGGACTTTGAAATGGCTGTGGCCAAG gtGATGCAGAAGGACAGTGAGAAGAACATGTCCATCAAGAAGCTGTGGAAGTAA
- the PSMC5 gene encoding 26S proteasome regulatory subunit 8 isoform X2, whose protein sequence is MPAEKMAVDGPEQMEMDDGKGGTGLRQYYLSKIEELQLIVNEKSQNLRRLQAQRNELNAKVRLLREELQLLQEQGSYVGEVVRAMDKKKVLVKVHPEGKFVVDVDKNIDINDVTPNCRVALRNDSYTLHKILPNKVDPLVSLMMVEKVPDSTYEMIGGLDKQIKEIKEVIELPVKHPELFEALGIAQPKGVLLYGPPGTGKTLLARAVAHHTDCTFIRVSGSELVQKFIGEGARMVRELFVMAREHAPSIIFMDEIDSIGSSRLEGGSGGDSEVQRTMLELLNQLDGFEATKNIKVIMATNRIDILDSALLRPGRIDRKIEFPPPNEEARLDILKIHSRKMNLTRGINLRKIAELMPGASGAEVKGVCTEAGMYALRERRVHVTQEDFEMAVAKVMQKDSEKNMSIKKLWK, encoded by the exons ATGCCGGCGGAGAAGATGGCGGTGGACGGGCCCGAGCAG ATGGAGATGGACGATGGGAAAGGCGGCACAGGGCTCCGGCAGTACTACCTGTCCAAGATCGAGGAGCTGCAG CTCATTGTGAACGAGAAGAGCCAGAACCTGCGGCGCCTGCAAGCACAAAGAAATGAGTTGAACGCTAAGG TGCGCCTGCTGCgggaggagctgcagctgctgcaggagcagggctccTACGTGGGAGAAGTAGTGAGAGCCATGGACAAGAAGAAAGTTCTTGTCAAG GTGCACCCGGAGGGGAAGTTTGTGGTGGATGTGGACAAGAACATCGACATTAACGAC gtgaCCCCGAACTGTCGCGTGGCCCTGCGCAACGACAGCTACACGCTGCACAAGATCCTGCCCAACAAAGTGGACCCTCTCGTGTCCCTGATGATGGTGGAGAAGGTTCCGGATTCCACTTACGAGATGATTGGGGGTTTGGACAAGCAGATAAAGGAGATCAAGGAAGTCATCGAGCTGCCAGTCAAACACCCTGAGCTTTTTGAGGCGCTGGGGATTGCCCAGCCCAAG GGCGTGCTGCTCTACGGACCCCCTGGCACAGGCAAGACGTTGCTGGCCAGGGCTGTGGCCCACCACACCGACTGCACCTTCATCCGCGTCTCGGGCTCCGAGCTGGTGCAGAAGTTCATCGGCGAAG GTGCCCGCATGGTGCGGGAGCTCTTTGTGATGGCTCGGGAACACGCGCCCTCCATCATTTTCATGGACGAGATCGACTCCATCGGCTCCTCTCGCCTGGAGGGGGGCTCTGGTGGGGACAGCGAGGTGCAGCGCACGATGCTGGAGCTCCTCAACCAGCTCGATGGCTTTGAGGCCACCAAGAATATCAAG GTCATCATGGCCACAAACCGCATTGACATCCTGGACTCAGCTCTGCTGCGCCCTGGCCGCATCGACAGGAAGATTGAGTTCCCCCCTCCCAACGAGGAG gCTCGCCTGGACATCCTCAAGATCCACTCCCGGAAAATGAACCTGACGCGGGGCATCAACCTGCGGAAGATCGCGGAGCTGATGCCGGGAGCATCGGGTGCGGAAGTGAAG GGGGTGTGCACAGAAGCTGGCATGTACGCGCTGAGGGAGAGGCGGGTGCACGTCACACAAGAGGACTTTGAAATGGCTGTGGCCAAG gtGATGCAGAAGGACAGTGAGAAGAACATGTCCATCAAGAAGCTGTGGAAGTAA
- the SMARCD2 gene encoding SWI/SNF-related matrix-associated actin-dependent regulator of chromatin subfamily D member 2: protein MAGRGAFPLSPLPPAAAPPPPGPGSAILRGPNPAPAAAAAAAAPGYRPMGPAAAQYQRPGMPPGSRMPMAGLQVGPPGAPPYGPASPMRPGLPQSMMDPFRKRLLTPQAQPPLATQRRGVKRRKMADKVLPQRIRELVPESQAYMDLLAFERKLDQTIARKRMEIQEAIKKPLTQKRKLRIYISNTFTPAKEEGEGGERVASWELRVEGKLLEDPSKQKRKFSSFFKSLVIELDKELYGPDNHLVEWHRLPTTQETDGFQVKRPGDVNVKCTLLLMLDHQPPQYKLDPRLARLLGVHTQTRASIMQALWLYIKHNKLQDSHEKEYINCNRYFRQIFNCIRMRFSEIPMKLAGLLQHPDPIIINHTISVDPNDQKKTACYDIDVEVDDPLKAQMSNFLASTTNQQEIASLDAKIHETIESINQLKTQRDFMLSFSNNPQDFIQEWIKSQRRDLKIITDVIGNPEEERRAEFYQQPWAQEAVGRHIFAKVQQRRQELEQVLGIRLT from the exons atggccGGCCGCGGCGCCTTCCCGCTCAGCCCTCTgccccccgccgctgccccgccgcccccggggccTGGCTCTGCCATCCTGCGGGGCCCCAACccggctcccgccgccgccgccgccgccgccgctccgggcTACCGCCCCATGGGCCCGGCCGCCGCGCAGTACCAG CGCCCCGGGATGCCGCCCGGCAGCCGGatgcccatggcagggctgcaggtgggACCACCGGGAGCCCCACCTTACGGACCAGCCTCCCCGATGAGACCCGGCCTGCCGCAGTCGATGATGGACCCCTTCAGGAAGCGCCTGCTGACCCCCCAGGCACAGCCGCCGCTGGCCACCCAGAGGAGAGG ggtgaaaaggaggaagatggcTGACAAGGTTCTGCCACAGAGG ATCCGGGAGCTGGTCCCAGAATCCCAGGCCTACATGGACCTCCTCGCCTTTGAGCGCAAGCTGGACCAAACCATCGCTCGGAAGAGGATGGAGATTCAGGAGGCCATTAAGAAACCACTGACG CAAAAGCGGAAGCTGAGGATTTACATCTCCAACACTTTCACCCCAGCCAAAGAAGAAGGGGAGGGTGGTGAGCGTGTGGCCTCCTGGGAGCTACGTGTGGAGGGCAAACTGCTGGAGGAC CCGagcaagcagaagaggaaattctcctcctttttcaagAGCCTTGTCATCGAGCTGGACAAAGAGCTGTACGGGCCAGACAACCATCTGGTGGAG TGGCACCGGCTGCCCACAACCCAGGAGACCGATGGCTTCCAAGTGAAGCGTCCCGGCGACGTCAATGTGAAATGCACTCTGCTGCTCATGCTGGATCACCAG CCACCACAGTACAAACTGGACCCTCGCCTGGCTCGCCTGCTCGGGGTGCACACCCAGACCCGCGCCAGCATCATGCAGGCGCTCTGGCTCTACATCAAGCACAACAAGCTGCAGGACAGTCACGAGAAGGAGTACATCAACTGCAACCGCTACTTCCGCCAG ATCTTTAACTGCATCCGCATGCGCTTCTCCGAGATCCCCATGAAGCTGGCGGggctcctgcagcacccagaTCCCATCATCATCAACCACACCATCAG tgTGGACCCCAACGACCAGAAGAAGACAGCCTGCTATGACATTGATGTGGAGGTGGATGATCCCCTGAAAGCTCAGATGAGCAACTTCCTGGCTTCCACCACCAACCAGCAGGAGATCGCCTCCCTGGATGCCAAG ATTCACGAGACCATCGAATCCATCAACCAGCTGAAGACGCAGCGTGATTTCATGCTGAGCTTCAGCAACAACCCGCAGGATTTCATCCAGGAATGGATCAAATCCCAGAGGAGAGACCTCAAG ATCATAACGGATGTGATCGGGAACCCCGAGGAGGAGCGGCGAGCCGAGTTCTACCAGCAGCCCTGGGCGCAGGAGGCTGTGGGCAGACACATCTTTGCCAAG gtCCAGCAGCGTCGGCAGGAACTGGAACAAGTGCTCGGGATCCGCCTCACCTAA